The following coding sequences are from one Lolium rigidum isolate FL_2022 chromosome 6, APGP_CSIRO_Lrig_0.1, whole genome shotgun sequence window:
- the LOC124666979 gene encoding F-box protein At4g00755-like, translated as MEAELPEQGQGMDFLQCVGPDASAIVFRLLDDPADLARASAVSRSWRRFVIQNQFSKIQCLRAYPEVANFMDIEVRGSGSSAPRNARWSAAAELDKLERDHRVYMQLSHGLLSPYNAKDCISHCVGASSTDRCPDEAIENTLDAADRVGWVGSYWSSRGHRDPALAECLMYRLQADLCLVDEIRMQPFKAFFRDDEPIYSAKRIRFQMGCPKSPPWSGTTIYSEDEGQLIADTNYIWTYTSPEFPILQENVLQSFKLPHPVLCIGGVVKIELLGGVVKDAFDGLYYICVSHVQIMGMPLSGKLGVAPRGTGVVLSYYPTRRKNRTSQ; from the exons ATGGAAGCGGAGCTACCGGAGCAAGGCCAGGGGATGGACTTCCTCCAGTGCGTCGGCCCGGACGCCTCCGCCATCGTCTTCAGGCTGCTCGACGACCCCGCCGATctcgcccgcgcctccgccgtcTCCCGCTCCTGGCGCCGATTCG TTATACAAAATCAGTTCAGCAAGATCCAGTGCCTGCGAGCTTATCCAGAGGTTGCCAACTTCATGGATATTGAGGTACGCGGTTCCGGTAGTAGCGCACCTCGAAATGCCAGATGGAGTGCTGCTGCCGAGTTGGACAAGCTCGAGAGGGATCACAGGGTGTATATGCAACTTAGCCACGGTCTTCTCTCACCGTACAATGCCAAGGATTGCATCAGCCACTGCGTAGGCGCATCCAGCACCGACCGTTGCCCTGACGAGGCCATTGAAAATACACTCGATGCAGCTGATCGTGTGGGGTGGGTAGGGTCCTATTGGTCCAGCAGGGGGCATAGGGATCCTGCTTTGGCAGAATGCCTGATGTATAGGCTCCAGGCAGACCTATGTCTCGTTGATGAAATCAGAATGCAGCCATTCAAAG CATTTTTCCGAGATGACGAGCCTATATATTCAGCAAAGCGTATCCGGTTTCAAATGGGCTGTCCAAAGTCACCTCCATGGTCTGGAACAACTATATatagtgaagatgaagggcaGCTCATTGCTGATACCAACTATATCTGGACCTACACATCTCCAGAATTTCCAATATTGCAG GAAAATGTGTTGCAATCCTTTAAGCTACCACACCCTGTTCTATGTATCGGCGGGGTGGTGAAAATTGAGCTACTTGGTGGAGTGGTGAAGGACGCTTTTGATGGTCTGTATTACATATG TGTGTCTCATGTCCAAATAATGGGCATGCCACTCTCAGGAAAACTTGGGGTTGCTCCTCGTGGGACTGGTGTAGTCCTCAGTTACTATCCGACTCGTCGTAAAAACCGTACCTCACAGTGA